Within Desulfurobacterium thermolithotrophum DSM 11699, the genomic segment CTCAAACTCTCAAACAGAGCAGTTTGTGATCTCTTCATGGGTAAAATCAAGTACTGGGACAATGAAGAGATTAAGAAGGACAACCCGAACGTCAAACTGCCTCACCAAAGAGTTACTGTGGTTCACAGATCTGAAGGTTCAGGAACAACTTGGAACTTTTCCTACTGGCTAAGCAACATCTGTCCAGAGTGGAAGGATAAGGTTGGGTATGGAAAGGTCGTAAACTGGCCTACAGGAATTGGGGCTAAAGGTAACGCTGGTGTGACAAACTACGTTAAACAAACCCCGGGTGCTATTGGTTACGTTGAGTATGCCTACAAGCTTCAGAACAAACTATCTGCCGCTCAGCTCCAGACAAAAGAAGGAAACTTTGTTAAGCCAACAGAAGAAGCATTCAAAGCTGCTGCTTCACATGCCAACTGGAATATGAAAAGCCACTTTTATCTCGAAGGTAATCTCTTACTTCAACCTGGAAAAGACAGCTGGCCACTTACGGCTGCAAGTGTAATTCTCCTTCCAAAAGAGAAGAAAGAAAAAAACAAACTTGTAATTGATTTCTTTGATTGGACATTTACAAATGGAGATAACACAGCTATTAAGCTTGGATACGTTCCACTTCCAGAAAACGTAAAAACAGAAATTAGAAATTACTGGAAAGAAGTTGTCTTAAAGTAGTTGAATAGAAAAATACTAAATGGTTGAATAGTTAAATAGAAAGAAGGGGCTTTTGCCCCCTTAATTTTAATGTCTAAAATGTCTTATTCCCGTGAATACCATTGCCATTCCGTGTTCGTTAGCAGCTTCTATTACTTCTTTATCTCTTATTGAGCCACCTGGTTGGATTACTGCAGTTACTCCAACCTTTGCAGCTTCATCAACACTATCTCTAAATGGGAAGAAAGCTTCTGAGGCTAAAACAGAACCGGATAAATCTAATCCCATAAGTTTTGCTTTTTCAGCTGCACAGCGAGCTGAATCTACTCTTGAAGTTTGACCAACGCCGATTCCTACTGCAACACCATCTTTTGCGTAAACTACAGAGTTTGACTTAACCCACTTTACAACTTTGAAAGCAAAGAGTAAATCTTTCCACTCCTTCTCTGTTGGTTCTCTATCTGTAACAACTTTTATCTTCTCGGGATCAACTGTTATTAAGTTTCTATCTTGTACTAAAAGACCTCCAACCACTCTTCTATATTCAAATGGAGAATCAATTCCTTTTCTTTCTAAGCCTTCAAGTCCTTTAGTAGTAAGAACTCTTAAGTTTTTCTTTGTTTTTAGAATTTCAAGAGCTCCTTCGTCGTAATCAGGAGCTATTACGCACTCGTAAAATCTCTCTGTTATAAGTTTTGCAACCTCTGAAGTAACTTTTGCGTTAAAGGCAATAATTCCACCGAAAGCAGAAACAGGATCAACCTTTAAAGCTTTTTCATAAGCTTCCTCTACGCTTTTTCCAAGTGCCATTCCGCATGGATTAGCGTGTTTAATAATTGCACAGGCTATACCATCTGCTTGCGGATCAAACTCAAGGACAAGGTTCAAAGCACCGTCAAGGTCGTAAATGTTGTTAAAGGAAAGCTCCTTCTCTCCATGGAGCTTCTCAGCTCTTGTTACACAAGGTTCTTTAACAAAAACCTCTCTGTAAAAAGCTCCTCTCTGGTGTGGATTTTCACCGTATCTCAGATCCTGAACCTTTTCAAAGGTAATTGTTAGAGGATTTCTCAACTCTCTGCACTGGATCTCATCTCCGTTTTCATCAATTGAGTAGAGAAAATCCGAAATCAGTGCATCGTAGTGAGCAGTCAGGTTAAAAGCCTTCCTTGCGAGGTTGAAACGGGTTTTGAGAGAAATCTCTCCAGTCTCTTTGAGCTCCTTTATTATCTCTGGATAGTCTTTTGGGTCTGTAACGATTGCAACGTATTTATAGTTTTTAGCAGCAGCCCTAACCATTGTTGGACCGCCAATATCTATGTTTTCAATTATTTTCTCTAATCTCGCGCCTTTTGCGACTGTTTCCTTGAATGGATACAAGTTTACTACCACCATATCAATTCTTTCAATCCCTAACTCTTTCATAGCTTTTAAGTGCTCTTTACTGTCTCTTTTTGCTAAGATTCCACCGTGGACTTTTGGATGAAGTGTTTTAACTCTTCCTTCCATTATTTCTGGAAAACCTGTTAAGTCTGAAATTTCCTTTACAGGTATTCCAGCTTCTTTTAAAAGTCTTGCAGTTCCACCGGTTGAGATAATTTCAACACCAAGGTTTGAAAGTTCTTTCGCAAATTCCACAACTCCTGTCTTATCAGAAACTGAAACAATGGCTCTTACAGGTCTCACGGTATCCTCCTTCGTTCACAGTTTGCTGGTAAATGATAGCAGAGGGTGGTAGAATAAGCGAAATTTCTCACGCAGCACAGTGAAGGAAGGAAATGCTTAGGTGGGCTGAAATTCATCTTAATAGGCTTTTCCATAACTACAGAGAAATTAAAAAGATTTCCGGAAGAAAGAAAATCTTTGCAGTGGTAAAGGCAAATGCTTATGGACATGGAAGCGTCAGAATTTCAAAGTTTTTAGAGGATAAAACAGATGTTTCTGGCTTTGCAGTTGCAACTTTTGAAGAAGGAAAAGAATTAAGAGAAGCAAGAATAAGAAGAGAAATCCTTGTTATGGCTTCTCACCTTGAAGAAGGGTATAAAGAAGCTGTTGATTATAGACTTACTCCGGTTATTTTTGATTTTGAAGGTCTAAAACTTGTTAAAGAACTCGATATTCCCTTTCACGTAAAAATAGATACGGGAATGGGAAGACTTGGTTTTTTAGAAAATGAATGGAATGAACTTCTTTCAGAACTTAAATACTCTAAAGTAGAAGGTATTATGAGCCATTTTTCTTCTGCAGATGAAGACTTGGACTTTACAAAAGAACAATTTAAAAAATTTTACTCTTTTGCTTCTGAGCTTAAGCAATTAAAACCTGAAATAAAAATCCATATCGATAACAGTGCTGCAATTCCTATAAAATTTGATTCAATTTTGACTCACTGCCGTGTTGGTATTGCTCTTTACGGTTCTAAACCTTATCCAGATTACCCCCTCAATCTTAAACAGGTTATGGAAGTTAAGGCAAAGGTTATAAGCATTAAGGAGCTTCCTTCTGAATTTCCCATTTCTTACTCTAAAACTTATAAGACTTCTAAGCAAGAAAAAGTTGCTGTAATAAGTTTTGGATATGCTGATGGTTTGCTAAGAAGCCTTTCTAATAAAGGAGAAGTTCTTATAAATGGCAGAAGATGCCCTATAAGAGGAAGAATTTGCATGGATATGACTATTGTTTCTATTGAGGGTTTAAAAGTTAGAAAAGGAGATACGGCCATAATAAGTGGAGAAAAATTAACTTTTGAGGAGATTGCAGAAAAAGCTGGAACGATTCCCTATGAGATTATGTGTGATATCAGTCCACGAGTAAAGAGGATTTATCATGAAGGAGTATAAAGTTTACGAGTTTGAGATATCTAAAGAAGATTTTGAAATTTTAGAGGAAAAACTATTTTCTCTTGGAACTCTTGGAATAGAAGTTGTTTCAGAAGAAGAAAGAGTTAGATTTAGAGCTTATTTTAACGGCGATATAAAGTTGGCCAAAGAGCTCTCCAAGTATTTAGTTTCAGAAAGCTTATTAAAAGAGAAAAACTGGAATGAAGAGTGGAAAAAGTACTTTAAACCTGTAATGGTCTCAGAAAAAATTTGGGTAATTCCCTCGTGGATGAAAAACGATTTTAAAGTTCCTAAAGGAGCAATTCCAATTTACATTTATCCAGGGCAGACCTTTGGAACAGGAACTCATGAAACGACAAAGCTTACAATGAGATTCATAGAAAAAATCTTAAAGCCAAATGATTCTTTTTTAGACGTTGGATGTGGAAGTGGTATTCTCTCCATCTTAGCTAAAAAACTTGGAGCCAAAAAAGTTGTTGGTTGTGATATTCAAAGAGAAGTAGTTGAGGAAGTAAAGCTTAATAGCAATTTAAATGAGGTATTCGGCATAGAAGTAATACATGGAAGTATTGGCGATGTTAAAGATGAGTTTGATATCGTTGTATCAAATATAGAAAAGCACCTTTTAGAACCTCTAATTCCAGAGATTGCGAAAAGAGCCAAAAAAGCTGTCGTTTTATCCGGAGTTTTGAAAAAACAGAGAGATAGTTTTAAAGAAGTTCTTAAAAAAAGAAGCGGACTTAAAATCTTAGAAGAGTCAGGAGAAGGAGAATGGGTAGCTTTCTTATGCAGAAAATAGACCTTCACTGTCATTCTACTGCTTCTGACGGATCTTTAAGTCCTAAGAAATTAGTGGAAAAAGCGAAAAATATAGGAATTTCCATACTTTCTGTTACAGATCACGATACAGTTTCTGGTGTAAGCGAAGCTGTGGAAGAGGGAAAAAAGTTAGGAATAAAGGTAATTCCTGGTATTGAAGTTACAGCAGATACAACATTCCTTGGTAAAGGTAAAAGAGAGTTTCATATTCTTGGTTATTATGTTGATGTTGAATCTAAGGCAATAAAAGAATTAACTGAATTCTTTCAGAGCTCAAGAATAAAAAGAAATGAAGAACTTTTATCAAAGCTTGAAGATAGAGGATACAACATAAGTTATGAAGAAATGGTTTCTCTTTATGGACTAAATTTTGGAAAACCAAATATAGTCAAGGTTTTGATAGATAGAGGTTATTTCAAAGAAAGAGATGAAGCAATTGATTTTCTATCTTCTCTAAGAGTTAAAAGGGAAAAACTTGATTACAGAGAAATTACACGACTAATAGATGAAGCTGGTGGTATAGCT encodes:
- a CDS encoding 50S ribosomal protein L11 methyltransferase, with protein sequence MKEYKVYEFEISKEDFEILEEKLFSLGTLGIEVVSEEERVRFRAYFNGDIKLAKELSKYLVSESLLKEKNWNEEWKKYFKPVMVSEKIWVIPSWMKNDFKVPKGAIPIYIYPGQTFGTGTHETTKLTMRFIEKILKPNDSFLDVGCGSGILSILAKKLGAKKVVGCDIQREVVEEVKLNSNLNEVFGIEVIHGSIGDVKDEFDIVVSNIEKHLLEPLIPEIAKRAKKAVVLSGVLKKQRDSFKEVLKKRSGLKILEESGEGEWVAFLCRK
- the purH gene encoding bifunctional phosphoribosylaminoimidazolecarboxamide formyltransferase/IMP cyclohydrolase yields the protein MRPVRAIVSVSDKTGVVEFAKELSNLGVEIISTGGTARLLKEAGIPVKEISDLTGFPEIMEGRVKTLHPKVHGGILAKRDSKEHLKAMKELGIERIDMVVVNLYPFKETVAKGARLEKIIENIDIGGPTMVRAAAKNYKYVAIVTDPKDYPEIIKELKETGEISLKTRFNLARKAFNLTAHYDALISDFLYSIDENGDEIQCRELRNPLTITFEKVQDLRYGENPHQRGAFYREVFVKEPCVTRAEKLHGEKELSFNNIYDLDGALNLVLEFDPQADGIACAIIKHANPCGMALGKSVEEAYEKALKVDPVSAFGGIIAFNAKVTSEVAKLITERFYECVIAPDYDEGALEILKTKKNLRVLTTKGLEGLERKGIDSPFEYRRVVGGLLVQDRNLITVDPEKIKVVTDREPTEKEWKDLLFAFKVVKWVKSNSVVYAKDGVAVGIGVGQTSRVDSARCAAEKAKLMGLDLSGSVLASEAFFPFRDSVDEAAKVGVTAVIQPGGSIRDKEVIEAANEHGMAMVFTGIRHFRH
- the alr gene encoding alanine racemase, translating into MLRWAEIHLNRLFHNYREIKKISGRKKIFAVVKANAYGHGSVRISKFLEDKTDVSGFAVATFEEGKELREARIRREILVMASHLEEGYKEAVDYRLTPVIFDFEGLKLVKELDIPFHVKIDTGMGRLGFLENEWNELLSELKYSKVEGIMSHFSSADEDLDFTKEQFKKFYSFASELKQLKPEIKIHIDNSAAIPIKFDSILTHCRVGIALYGSKPYPDYPLNLKQVMEVKAKVISIKELPSEFPISYSKTYKTSKQEKVAVISFGYADGLLRSLSNKGEVLINGRRCPIRGRICMDMTIVSIEGLKVRKGDTAIISGEKLTFEEIAEKAGTIPYEIMCDISPRVKRIYHEGV
- the pstS gene encoding phosphate ABC transporter substrate-binding protein PstS; amino-acid sequence: MVKRKAIVALTLPLTVLFAGCFGGSKEKSDSNTKETTVESREQSKAVINGAGATFPYPVYVNWAKDYEKATGVKVNYQGIGSGGGIKQVTERTVDFGGSDKMLSPQELDKRKLYQFPAIIGSIVVVYNLPGVGDTELKLSNRAVCDLFMGKIKYWDNEEIKKDNPNVKLPHQRVTVVHRSEGSGTTWNFSYWLSNICPEWKDKVGYGKVVNWPTGIGAKGNAGVTNYVKQTPGAIGYVEYAYKLQNKLSAAQLQTKEGNFVKPTEEAFKAAASHANWNMKSHFYLEGNLLLQPGKDSWPLTAASVILLPKEKKEKNKLVIDFFDWTFTNGDNTAIKLGYVPLPENVKTEIRNYWKEVVLK
- a CDS encoding PHP domain-containing protein — translated: MGSFLMQKIDLHCHSTASDGSLSPKKLVEKAKNIGISILSVTDHDTVSGVSEAVEEGKKLGIKVIPGIEVTADTTFLGKGKREFHILGYYVDVESKAIKELTEFFQSSRIKRNEELLSKLEDRGYNISYEEMVSLYGLNFGKPNIVKVLIDRGYFKERDEAIDFLSSLRVKREKLDYREITRLIDEAGGIAIIAHPVTLKISYQEIYSFLKNAKKEKISGLEVFHYKHIPADVVTLKKMCKDLDLYFTGGSDFHGDNKPCIELGFLKITALDINFSV